Proteins found in one Megalobrama amblycephala isolate DHTTF-2021 linkage group LG5, ASM1881202v1, whole genome shotgun sequence genomic segment:
- the plaat1l gene encoding phospholipase A and acyltransferase 1, with amino-acid sequence MGLHNSHPKLYPGDILEFPGNSYFSHFGVYYGERDGVPYVAHLTIRDSDTKLLLFGRAINAAVKLDPLDVVGKKYKVRNYLDDKHPPRDFYNLIKPEIDEIMTKPITFDILFNNSEHQATMFRYGVKKSEQIEKVYSKIVPTWKELFEKKKI; translated from the exons ATGGGActg cataACTCTCATCCGAAGCTTTACCCCGGAGATATTCTTGAGTTTCCCGGCAACAGTTACTTTTCTCATTTTGGAGTTTACTATGGTGAACGGGACGGAGTTCCTTACGTGGCCCATCTGACCATCAGAG ATTCAGACACCAAACTCCTCCTTTTTGGCCGAGCTATAAACGCTGCGGTAAAGCTTGACCCGCTTGATGTGGTCGGGAAGAAGTACAAGGTAAGAAACTACTTGGATGACAAGCATCCACCTCGAGATTTCTACAATCTCATCAAGCCGGAGATCGATGAGATCATGACGAAACCCATCACATTTGACATCCTGTTCAACAACAGCGAACATCAGGCCACAATGTTTCGATACGGGGTTAAAAAGTCAGAGCAG ATTGAAAAAGTCTATTCCAAGATCGTTCCCACCTGGAAAGAATTATTTGAGAAGAAAAAGATTTAA